A genomic segment from Candidatus Zixiibacteriota bacterium encodes:
- a CDS encoding PfkB family carbohydrate kinase: MITAIGNPVYDYIKTQKVNTQTRILSGCSTNAALALSKMGEKVKLVGAVGDDYRDRFVADLKKYGIEYEITPSKETGGFSLIYYDDFGNRTLDLLGRANNISNISKEWYHDCKAVLIGPILGEVSFEQIKEIRANFDGLFFCDPQGLLRGADDSNRIYHEKVDGIERALGAFDIVKPNELEGKVLTGIDCRKDPYEAARIIKSWGPKIVIVTLAELGSIIYDGANFIDIPPFEIDLVDATGAGDTYMAGFVFEYLKTGGDLRKAGCYASCTSSIMIENVGPDFEMTEAMIRERQEQLLAKSDYKVKVAVNG, translated from the coding sequence GTGATCACCGCTATCGGCAACCCGGTTTACGATTATATCAAGACTCAAAAAGTCAACACGCAGACGAGAATTCTCTCCGGATGTTCCACCAACGCGGCTCTGGCGCTTTCGAAAATGGGCGAAAAAGTAAAACTGGTCGGGGCGGTGGGCGATGATTACAGAGACAGGTTTGTCGCGGATCTCAAGAAATACGGTATCGAGTATGAGATCACGCCATCGAAAGAGACCGGAGGATTTTCGCTGATCTATTACGATGATTTCGGCAACCGCACGCTCGATTTACTGGGACGCGCTAATAATATTTCGAACATCAGTAAAGAGTGGTACCACGACTGCAAAGCGGTGCTGATCGGCCCGATTCTCGGCGAGGTATCGTTCGAACAGATAAAAGAGATTCGCGCCAACTTTGACGGTCTGTTCTTCTGCGACCCTCAGGGGCTTTTGCGCGGCGCCGATGATTCCAATCGCATCTATCATGAAAAAGTCGACGGTATTGAAAGGGCACTGGGCGCCTTTGATATTGTCAAGCCCAACGAACTCGAAGGAAAAGTGCTCACGGGTATTGATTGCCGGAAGGATCCATACGAGGCCGCCCGCATTATCAAATCATGGGGGCCGAAGATTGTAATCGTCACGCTGGCCGAGCTTGGGTCTATCATCTACGATGGCGCTAATTTCATCGATATTCCTCCGTTCGAGATTGATCTGGTCGATGCTACCGGGGCGGGGGATACCTACATGGCCGGATTCGTGTTCGAGTATCTGAAAACCGGCGGCGATTTGCGCAAGGCCGGATGCTACGCGTCGTGTACTTCATCGATTATGATCGAGAATGTCGGGCCGGATTTCGAGATGACCGAGGCGATGATTCGCGAGCGTCAGGAACAACTTCTGGCCAAATCCGATTATAAAGTCAAAGTGGCCGTCAACGGCTAA
- a CDS encoding CDP-alcohol phosphatidyltransferase family protein has product MPGINQRKRQFYEESSLVLGRACVKMGLRPNFITAVSLVCAIVSGIYFWKDQMLWGVFWMILTSFTDMLDGSTARAGNMGTVFGGILDHVSDRYGEFFILAGITMSGAVHPGWGLFALFGMLIASYTRAAAESMGKMENCAVGIMGRLEKFILIIAGSIVEHFLPTGTWPRGGWLEFALIIVGVTSVITAVQRLVYTHKILGDKKEV; this is encoded by the coding sequence TTGCCGGGAATAAATCAGCGCAAAAGACAATTCTACGAGGAATCATCGCTCGTCCTGGGCCGCGCCTGCGTGAAGATGGGCCTTCGGCCGAATTTCATCACGGCTGTCTCGCTCGTCTGCGCGATTGTCTCAGGGATATACTTCTGGAAAGACCAGATGCTCTGGGGCGTGTTCTGGATGATTCTAACTTCCTTCACGGATATGCTCGATGGTTCCACCGCGCGGGCCGGCAACATGGGCACGGTGTTCGGCGGTATCCTCGATCACGTGTCCGATCGCTACGGCGAGTTTTTCATTCTGGCCGGTATCACTATGTCGGGCGCGGTTCACCCCGGGTGGGGACTGTTCGCGCTGTTCGGCATGCTTATCGCCAGCTACACCCGCGCGGCGGCCGAGTCGATGGGAAAAATGGAAAACTGCGCGGTGGGTATTATGGGACGGCTGGAGAAGTTTATTCTCATTATCGCCGGCTCGATTGTTGAGCACTTTCTTCCCACCGGCACCTGGCCGCGCGGCGGATGGCTGGAGTTCGCGCTTATTATCGTCGGCGTGACATCGGTCATCACCGCCGTTCAACGTCTGGTCTATACCCACAAAATTCTCGGCGACAAAAAGGAAGTCTGA
- the ptsP gene encoding phosphoenolpyruvate--protein phosphotransferase has product MNTTRKIIKGIPISGGIVLGHARVILPGDLDITEVWITSSHIDDEIEALEKAVETTKSEIHDLLESAGRKLGGPVARIFDAQLLIADDEQFLEQVKKEIRTRRRNAGFVYNQLVRQTTAPLKSSPDEYMRQMATDIEAVAQRVLSHLKGSDKCDLKFSPNTILVSKMLTPGDVLSFRQRKAIGFIVGEGGPNSHMGLISRALRLPVVLARDAYLEIENNADLIIDGTSGEIIVTPSEADWTEYQKRRKRQGPAAITRIRKLTPVPPVTADGKVVNVGANLTLRGPADDILSEQKIPVGLYRTEFLYLAHYDFPDEDTQYEYYYQIAQKYAKTYVVLRTFDLGYDKLIADNAWLQEDNPALGWRGMRAMLEMTDVFKTQIRAMLRASTLGNVKILLPMITDVSELEQAKKLISQAKFKLRKEKIPFDENIEVGIMVEVPSAAMTADTLAKKADFLSIGTNDLTQYALAADRMNSRVANLYSAFHPSVLRLVMMTVEAAKQNNKPVSICGELAGDLTALPLFIGMDVDLLSMNPARIFDLCRLVRKVDSSLARHLLSSVLTSDSQQQVVTMLHNYRTELEKKTTFRKRK; this is encoded by the coding sequence ATGAACACCACGCGAAAAATCATTAAAGGAATCCCCATCTCGGGCGGCATAGTCCTGGGACACGCCCGGGTGATTCTTCCGGGCGACCTGGACATCACCGAGGTGTGGATTACATCTTCGCACATCGACGACGAGATTGAGGCTCTGGAAAAGGCTGTCGAGACGACCAAATCGGAGATTCACGATCTTCTGGAATCGGCCGGACGCAAGCTTGGCGGACCGGTGGCGAGAATATTCGATGCTCAGCTTCTGATAGCCGATGACGAGCAGTTTCTTGAACAGGTGAAAAAGGAAATCAGGACCCGCCGACGCAACGCCGGTTTTGTCTATAATCAGTTGGTCAGACAGACCACGGCTCCCTTGAAGAGTTCTCCGGACGAGTATATGCGCCAGATGGCGACCGATATCGAAGCGGTGGCGCAGCGCGTCCTTTCTCATCTCAAGGGCAGCGATAAATGTGATCTCAAATTTTCGCCGAATACTATTCTGGTGTCGAAGATGTTGACGCCCGGTGATGTGCTGTCGTTTCGTCAGCGCAAGGCCATAGGCTTTATCGTGGGTGAAGGCGGCCCCAACTCGCATATGGGTCTTATCAGTCGCGCCTTGCGCCTGCCCGTGGTGCTCGCCAGGGATGCTTACCTTGAGATCGAAAACAACGCCGACCTGATCATTGACGGAACCTCCGGCGAAATAATCGTCACCCCTTCCGAGGCTGACTGGACCGAGTACCAGAAACGCCGCAAACGCCAGGGACCCGCCGCCATCACAAGGATACGCAAGCTCACCCCTGTGCCGCCGGTAACTGCCGATGGCAAGGTGGTCAATGTCGGCGCCAACCTGACTCTTCGCGGACCGGCCGATGACATTCTCTCCGAACAGAAAATACCGGTCGGCCTGTACCGTACCGAGTTTCTTTACCTGGCTCATTATGATTTCCCCGACGAGGACACTCAGTATGAATATTACTATCAGATCGCTCAGAAGTACGCCAAAACTTATGTCGTCCTGAGAACATTCGATCTCGGCTATGACAAACTGATCGCCGATAACGCCTGGCTCCAGGAAGACAACCCGGCGCTGGGATGGCGCGGGATGCGCGCCATGCTTGAAATGACCGATGTCTTTAAAACCCAGATCAGGGCGATGCTTCGGGCCTCTACGCTGGGAAATGTGAAGATTCTGCTGCCGATGATAACCGATGTTTCGGAGCTGGAACAGGCGAAAAAACTCATCTCGCAGGCTAAATTCAAGCTTCGCAAGGAGAAAATTCCTTTCGATGAGAATATCGAGGTGGGCATCATGGTCGAGGTACCATCGGCGGCCATGACAGCCGACACGCTGGCGAAGAAGGCCGACTTTCTATCGATAGGCACCAACGATCTCACGCAATACGCGCTGGCGGCGGACCGGATGAACAGCCGCGTCGCCAACCTCTACAGCGCCTTTCATCCCTCGGTGCTCAGACTGGTCATGATGACGGTTGAGGCCGCCAAACAAAACAACAAGCCGGTATCCATCTGCGGTGAACTCGCCGGTGACCTCACGGCTCTGCCGCTGTTTATCGGCATGGATGTTGATCTGTTGTCGATGAACCCGGCCAGGATATTCGACCTGTGCCGGCTCGTCAGGAAAGTCGATTCATCGCTGGCCCGGCATCTTCTGTCATCGGTGCTCACCAGCGACTCACAACAGCAGGTGGTAACGATGCTGCACAACTATCGAACGGAACTCGAAAAGAAAACAACATTTAGAAAAAGGAAGTGA
- a CDS encoding bifunctional phosphoglucose/phosphomannose isomerase, producing MSILDDIEKVRSVDPDNMYNAIFDLPEQMAEALKIARSWKFNRGDFADIKNIVVIGMGGSAIGGDLVRSLLSPMLLVPFEICRNYTLPEYVDDETLVIVSSYSGNTEETLSALDDALNRKAMVAGITTGGVLSDVARLNDFPLAIVPSGLQPRAALGYSFVPLLVFLEAIGLIKNVAGDIENVISELKKYREDYIEDTPTESNLAKRLAEKIQGRIAIVYGGPTLTSVVAVRWKGQFCENAKNLAFANQYPEFNHNELVGWSETVKPFREYLVVLQLRDKDDHPQVAKRMDIVKELIGEHKVEVIDVSSRGNSPLTRMFSLIQLGDFASYYLAVLNDIDPSPVKVIAALKNKLT from the coding sequence TTGTCGATTCTCGATGACATAGAAAAAGTACGATCGGTGGATCCCGACAACATGTATAACGCCATTTTTGATTTGCCCGAGCAGATGGCCGAGGCGCTCAAAATCGCCAGGTCCTGGAAGTTTAATCGCGGCGACTTTGCGGATATAAAAAACATCGTTGTCATCGGCATGGGCGGCTCCGCCATCGGCGGTGATTTGGTCAGGTCGCTTCTTTCGCCCATGTTGCTCGTGCCCTTCGAAATCTGCCGCAATTACACCCTGCCGGAATATGTCGATGACGAAACGCTCGTTATCGTGTCCTCATACAGCGGTAACACCGAGGAAACTCTTTCGGCGCTCGACGACGCTCTCAACCGCAAAGCTATGGTGGCCGGCATCACCACCGGAGGAGTTCTGTCCGATGTAGCCAGGCTGAACGACTTCCCCCTCGCTATCGTGCCTTCGGGACTTCAGCCCCGCGCGGCGCTCGGATACTCGTTCGTACCGCTCTTGGTATTCCTGGAGGCCATTGGCCTGATCAAAAATGTCGCCGGAGACATCGAAAACGTAATCAGTGAACTCAAAAAGTATCGCGAAGACTATATCGAAGACACTCCGACCGAATCCAATCTTGCCAAACGGCTGGCAGAAAAAATACAGGGCAGGATCGCCATTGTGTATGGCGGACCGACCCTTACCAGCGTGGTTGCGGTTCGATGGAAGGGGCAATTTTGCGAGAACGCCAAAAACCTCGCCTTCGCCAATCAGTATCCCGAATTCAACCACAATGAGCTCGTGGGATGGTCCGAAACCGTCAAACCGTTCAGGGAATACCTCGTGGTCCTGCAGCTTCGGGATAAAGATGACCACCCTCAGGTCGCTAAACGCATGGATATAGTCAAAGAATTGATTGGCGAACACAAGGTCGAGGTTATTGACGTCTCATCGAGGGGAAATTCCCCCCTGACGAGAATGTTCAGCCTCATTCAACTGGGCGATTTTGCTTCTTACTACCTGGCGGTACTCAACGATATCGATCCATCGCCGGTAAAAGTTATCGCCGCTCTGAAAAATAAACTGACCTGA
- a CDS encoding toxin-antitoxin system HicB family antitoxin has product MVTQNKDLEYYLKLDYDVLVARVEDDGEVMYRAYCRELDQVAFYGVGATKKEALESFELVRRELVPYYFENKIPIPEPEREDVAMPSGRFVFRTSPATHLQLIKLAKKNNQSLNSFVNAVMERFCGWDDYGRAVEAVLPSTASVKGYGERTCEQPWIIDINKQGGQDNYAESKEAVSA; this is encoded by the coding sequence GTGGTAACGCAAAATAAGGATCTAGAATACTACCTTAAGCTCGACTACGATGTGTTAGTTGCTAGGGTGGAAGACGACGGCGAAGTCATGTATCGCGCATACTGTCGTGAACTGGATCAGGTTGCGTTCTACGGAGTAGGTGCGACTAAAAAGGAAGCTCTGGAGAGCTTTGAGCTAGTCAGGCGAGAGCTTGTTCCTTACTACTTTGAGAACAAGATCCCAATACCTGAACCCGAAAGGGAAGATGTGGCAATGCCAAGCGGGAGGTTCGTGTTCCGTACTTCCCCCGCGACGCATCTGCAGCTCATTAAACTTGCCAAGAAAAACAACCAGAGTCTTAATTCGTTTGTTAATGCTGTAATGGAGCGCTTTTGCGGGTGGGATGATTACGGAAGAGCAGTTGAAGCAGTGCTCCCAAGTACGGCCTCCGTAAAGGGCTACGGAGAGCGCACGTGCGAACAGCCTTGGATTATTGACATAAACAAGCAAGGTGGTCAAGATAACTATGCCGAAAGCAAAGAAGCAGTCAGCGCTTAG
- a CDS encoding sigma 54-interacting transcriptional regulator: protein MKSVGICHSMESYMASLIDRKKPDDAVRYYESNRSELERIGGSDASRVIHMAAKAYASLSHFSVALKTARTAQHAAAQEGDSLLLAEIFLTIGGILRDISEYKEAEKAFRDAESIFRRNDCADGQSRALNQLAGLFYRQSDYSNSLAVLIDAIELARHLDDKKKLAYMMGNVGRIYTFIGDFEEAERNIRLNIELSSDLGDTLEVARAYIHLGYIYIQKAQYEKAEKALETAYPMVIEARSERDETIYLTYLGELRYRMGQYEESREILRQARALARKVAPNGTLEGRVLRHLAELALRVDEHTRAERYSALAWVVMEKADNNLELGVLCRIKAVLAETKKRKAEARKLYARAIELLSDANVRFEKAEALVVAGKSHLFSPRQRMTYLFRAEEIYARMNLAQKQRDTERLIDEIDSQLPHRPQNSPDTPCVDIQDYDYITKCPEILRFKSQLPLIINSDLPILLTGETGVGKDHLARYFQKISRPEGPFVAINCASLPETLLESELFGYHRGAFTGAEQNKQGLFVAANGGVLFLDEIGDMPLTLQTKLLGVLENRRVIPLGSTTSVDLDIKIVAATNKKLEQMVEKGLFRRDLYYRLSGIAFEIPALRHRKEDIPVLLKLFMKNCGLLMEHQSPPAELARQFIEHDWPGNTRELFNKVKRLGVMAQMVAEGDMVELTRSIFETTVPATNNSLFDRVEEFERKIILEALLAAQGNKSEAARLLGIHEATVRTKLKRYGISLGGAN, encoded by the coding sequence ATGAAAAGCGTAGGAATTTGTCACTCAATGGAAAGCTATATGGCTTCCCTGATTGACCGAAAGAAGCCGGACGATGCAGTCAGGTACTACGAGTCGAATCGTAGTGAACTTGAGCGGATCGGCGGCTCTGACGCGTCACGGGTAATCCATATGGCTGCCAAAGCCTATGCTTCGCTTTCTCACTTTTCGGTTGCTCTTAAAACCGCCCGTACGGCGCAGCATGCAGCGGCTCAGGAGGGAGACAGCCTGCTGCTGGCCGAGATTTTCCTGACAATCGGCGGTATTTTGCGTGACATAAGTGAGTACAAAGAAGCTGAAAAGGCTTTTCGCGATGCTGAGTCCATATTCCGACGGAATGATTGTGCTGATGGACAGAGCCGGGCGCTCAACCAACTCGCCGGACTGTTCTACAGACAATCGGACTACAGCAATTCTCTCGCCGTCCTGATCGACGCCATCGAGCTGGCCCGTCACCTCGACGATAAGAAGAAGCTGGCGTACATGATGGGTAACGTCGGCCGTATCTACACCTTTATCGGCGACTTCGAAGAGGCCGAGAGAAATATAAGACTTAATATCGAACTTTCCAGCGACCTGGGCGACACGCTCGAGGTTGCCCGTGCCTATATCCATCTCGGATATATCTATATTCAGAAAGCTCAGTACGAGAAGGCCGAGAAGGCGCTCGAAACCGCTTATCCGATGGTGATCGAGGCTCGGAGTGAACGTGACGAAACCATTTACCTGACCTACCTGGGCGAACTGCGCTACCGCATGGGTCAATACGAAGAATCCCGCGAGATTCTCAGGCAGGCCCGGGCGCTGGCCCGCAAGGTTGCCCCCAACGGCACGCTCGAAGGCCGGGTACTTCGTCATCTCGCCGAACTGGCGCTCCGTGTCGATGAACATACCCGCGCCGAACGTTACTCCGCGCTTGCGTGGGTCGTCATGGAAAAAGCCGACAACAATCTTGAACTGGGTGTCCTGTGCCGGATTAAAGCTGTTCTGGCCGAAACAAAGAAGCGCAAAGCGGAAGCCCGTAAGCTCTACGCCAGAGCTATCGAACTTCTGAGCGATGCCAACGTTCGCTTCGAAAAGGCCGAGGCCCTGGTGGTAGCCGGCAAATCACACCTGTTTTCTCCCCGCCAGCGGATGACTTATCTGTTCAGGGCGGAAGAGATTTACGCGCGTATGAACCTGGCCCAGAAACAACGGGATACCGAAAGATTGATCGACGAAATCGACTCGCAGTTGCCACATCGCCCTCAAAACAGCCCCGACACTCCTTGTGTCGATATTCAGGATTACGACTATATCACCAAGTGCCCGGAAATCCTGAGATTCAAGAGCCAATTACCGTTGATCATCAATTCGGATCTGCCGATTCTCCTGACGGGTGAGACCGGCGTGGGCAAGGATCATCTCGCCAGGTATTTCCAGAAGATCTCTCGTCCCGAAGGACCGTTCGTGGCTATCAACTGCGCTTCGCTTCCCGAAACGCTCTTGGAATCCGAACTCTTCGGTTACCATCGCGGCGCCTTCACCGGAGCGGAGCAGAACAAGCAGGGTCTGTTCGTAGCGGCAAACGGCGGCGTGCTGTTCCTTGACGAGATCGGGGATATGCCGTTGACACTTCAGACCAAGCTGCTTGGCGTTCTTGAGAATCGACGGGTGATTCCGCTCGGTTCGACAACATCGGTGGACCTCGACATCAAGATCGTGGCCGCCACCAACAAGAAGCTTGAGCAGATGGTCGAGAAAGGACTGTTCCGCCGTGACCTTTACTACCGGCTCAGCGGAATCGCTTTCGAAATCCCGGCATTGCGGCATCGCAAAGAAGATATTCCCGTCCTTCTGAAGCTGTTCATGAAAAACTGCGGACTGTTAATGGAACACCAGTCGCCACCGGCCGAACTGGCCCGCCAGTTCATTGAACACGACTGGCCCGGAAATACCCGCGAACTGTTCAATAAAGTCAAACGTCTGGGGGTAATGGCCCAGATGGTTGCGGAAGGGGACATGGTCGAACTGACCCGATCGATTTTTGAAACGACCGTGCCGGCGACCAACAATTCGCTTTTTGACAGGGTCGAAGAGTTTGAACGAAAAATCATTCTCGAGGCCCTGCTTGCGGCTCAAGGGAACAAATCGGAGGCGGCCCGTCTGTTGGGGATTCACGAGGCCACCGTCCGCACGAAACTGAAACGCTACGGCATCAGCTTGGGAGGGGCTAATTAG
- the dprA gene encoding DNA-processing protein DprA, whose product MTNSDLKKHLADIIGLLSIPGIGRGRYHRLVKEFGSAQAALKASRSKLEKVSGISRALADEVKTKYDPESARQMAARVIQLGWTVRLFAEDGFPRRLTNIPEADFPPVLFTQGDTDFEAPAIAIVGTRHPTEQGKIFTYNLAKALAEAGITVVSGMADGVDAAAHKGALDAGGKTVAVWGSSLDIVYPPSNKKLAERIKTSGSVVSEYLPGTSPERAHFPERNRIISGLSDGVVVVEAGRKSGALITSEQALSQGRELFAVPGQPGSKMSEGTNDLIKKGARLLTSIDDIFDELPRLKGVVLTKKFTQLPDMTDIEKKIVDQFSTGPQQIDQLGRILRLPVTDLMEVLLALELKGVVRELSGKRFILSEEYV is encoded by the coding sequence TTGACAAACAGCGATCTTAAAAAGCATCTGGCGGACATTATTGGCCTGCTGTCCATTCCGGGTATCGGTCGCGGGCGATACCATCGCCTCGTCAAAGAGTTCGGCTCGGCACAGGCCGCGCTGAAGGCGTCGCGCAGCAAGCTCGAAAAGGTGAGCGGCATATCGCGCGCCCTGGCGGATGAAGTCAAAACCAAATATGATCCTGAATCGGCGCGTCAGATGGCCGCTCGAGTGATACAACTCGGCTGGACCGTACGCTTGTTCGCTGAAGACGGTTTCCCCCGTCGCCTGACGAACATCCCCGAAGCGGATTTTCCCCCCGTGTTATTCACGCAGGGTGATACTGATTTCGAAGCGCCCGCGATCGCTATTGTCGGCACCAGACATCCCACCGAGCAGGGGAAAATCTTCACTTATAATCTCGCCAAAGCGCTTGCAGAAGCCGGGATTACGGTGGTATCGGGGATGGCTGATGGTGTCGATGCTGCGGCTCACAAGGGAGCGCTGGACGCCGGCGGCAAAACGGTAGCAGTCTGGGGAAGTTCGCTTGATATCGTCTATCCCCCTTCGAACAAAAAGCTGGCCGAGAGGATAAAAACCTCCGGCTCCGTTGTCTCCGAGTATCTTCCCGGCACCTCGCCCGAACGCGCCCACTTTCCCGAAAGAAACCGAATCATCTCGGGACTTTCCGATGGTGTCGTGGTGGTTGAGGCCGGCCGCAAATCGGGCGCGCTGATTACCTCGGAGCAGGCCCTGAGTCAGGGACGGGAGTTGTTCGCTGTGCCCGGTCAGCCGGGCTCGAAAATGAGCGAAGGCACCAATGACCTGATAAAAAAGGGCGCGCGGCTTTTGACCTCGATTGATGATATTTTTGATGAACTGCCGCGGCTGAAAGGTGTTGTTTTAACTAAGAAATTCACGCAATTGCCCGATATGACAGACATCGAGAAGAAAATTGTCGATCAGTTTTCAACGGGTCCGCAGCAGATTGACCAACTGGGCCGAATCCTCCGGCTTCCGGTTACCGACCTGATGGAGGTTCTTCTCGCGCTGGAGCTTAAGGGCGTAGTCCGGGAACTGTCCGGCAAGAGATTCATTCTCTCCGAAGAGTATGTATGA
- the obgE gene encoding GTPase ObgE, which produces MFIDYVEIEVAAGNGGHGCIAFRAEKYVPKGGPDGGDGGHGGSVIAVADPNLRTLLDFRYKKKYKAENGQPGSGSLKTGRSGQDTILKLPVGTIIKDLDTGEVLFDLDESGVEFVIAKGGKGGHGNAFYKSPVNQAPRKAQDGVPGEERRVSLELKLLADVGLVGLPNAGKSTILSAFSKARPKIADYPFTTLTPKLGIVRLREFKSCVMADIPGLIEGASEGKGLGHQFLRHIQRTALIIYVIDINELDIVETQKILRQELKNFDKQLAKRPSLVVITKVDTLTESDLKDISAELPSDYIYISAVTRHNANVFLEAIERELDKQRS; this is translated from the coding sequence ATGTTTATCGACTATGTTGAAATCGAAGTCGCGGCGGGCAACGGCGGTCACGGATGTATTGCTTTCCGCGCGGAGAAATATGTCCCGAAGGGCGGCCCCGACGGTGGCGATGGCGGTCACGGGGGCAGCGTCATCGCCGTAGCCGACCCAAACCTTCGCACCCTGCTCGATTTCCGTTACAAGAAAAAATACAAGGCGGAAAACGGCCAGCCGGGCAGCGGAAGTCTCAAAACGGGCAGGTCCGGGCAGGATACTATCCTGAAACTGCCCGTAGGGACCATCATCAAGGACCTCGATACCGGCGAAGTACTCTTTGATCTGGATGAGTCGGGAGTCGAATTTGTAATCGCCAAAGGCGGCAAAGGCGGTCATGGAAATGCGTTCTACAAATCGCCGGTAAACCAGGCGCCGCGCAAGGCGCAGGATGGTGTCCCGGGCGAAGAACGCCGGGTCTCACTTGAATTGAAACTCCTGGCCGATGTCGGCCTGGTGGGGCTTCCCAACGCCGGCAAGTCCACCATACTCTCCGCCTTCTCCAAAGCCCGTCCCAAGATAGCCGATTATCCTTTCACGACCCTGACACCAAAGCTCGGCATCGTGCGCCTTCGCGAATTCAAATCGTGCGTAATGGCCGACATCCCCGGTCTCATTGAAGGAGCCTCCGAAGGCAAGGGGCTGGGTCATCAATTTCTGCGTCACATCCAGCGCACGGCGCTGATAATTTACGTGATCGATATCAACGAGCTCGATATCGTCGAGACTCAGAAAATACTCAGGCAGGAGTTGAAGAATTTCGACAAGCAGCTCGCGAAAAGGCCATCACTGGTCGTCATCACCAAAGTTGACACCCTCACCGAAAGTGACTTGAAAGATATTTCGGCCGAGTTGCCTTCGGACTATATTTATATCTCGGCAGTCACGCGTCACAACGCAAACGTTTTCCTTGAGGCAATAGAGAGAGAACTTGACAAACAGCGATCTTAA
- a CDS encoding protein-export chaperone SecB, with protein MPKAKKQSALRRSAEEVTITPTQYGEILKCVDLRDIYLKEIKSTLYSRELTGRASLKFDESANVLSVAENVATIEVSYNLKAKCGRNRLFTSRIKYAVLFDCKGDIPDGFFELYNKHSLPLQTFPYLRECVNSMISRMGLPPLILPLRKFLVGD; from the coding sequence ATGCCGAAAGCAAAGAAGCAGTCAGCGCTTAGGCGAAGCGCTGAAGAAGTTACCATTACGCCGACCCAATACGGCGAGATTCTAAAGTGCGTTGATCTTCGAGACATTTATTTGAAGGAGATCAAATCTACTCTGTATTCTAGGGAGCTAACAGGTAGGGCTTCCCTTAAATTCGACGAGTCGGCGAATGTGCTTAGTGTTGCCGAAAACGTGGCGACAATAGAGGTTTCTTACAATCTCAAGGCGAAGTGTGGGCGGAACCGCCTGTTTACATCACGAATAAAATATGCAGTTCTTTTTGACTGTAAGGGTGACATACCAGACGGCTTCTTTGAGTTATATAACAAACATAGTCTGCCGCTACAGACTTTCCCGTATCTAAGGGAGTGTGTAAACTCTATGATCTCAAGGATGGGGCTCCCGCCTTTGATCCTGCCGCTGAGGAAATTCTTGGTTGGTGACTAG
- a CDS encoding HPr family phosphocarrier protein produces the protein MIKKATTIVNKLGLHARPSAMLVTAASKFESEVFITKNGLRVNAKSIMGVMMLAAEQGSEVIVEVNGSDEELALKEILRVIESGFGEMD, from the coding sequence ATGATTAAGAAAGCAACCACGATTGTCAACAAGCTGGGCCTTCACGCCCGACCGTCTGCCATGCTGGTAACCGCGGCTTCGAAATTTGAATCCGAAGTCTTCATTACCAAGAACGGGCTGCGTGTCAACGCCAAGTCTATCATGGGTGTAATGATGCTCGCGGCGGAGCAGGGGTCCGAAGTAATTGTCGAGGTCAACGGCAGCGATGAAGAACTGGCTCTGAAGGAAATCCTCAGAGTGATCGAGTCCGGCTTCGGCGAAATGGACTGA